A window of Macrobrachium rosenbergii isolate ZJJX-2024 chromosome 15, ASM4041242v1, whole genome shotgun sequence contains these coding sequences:
- the LOC136846594 gene encoding sarcoplasmic calcium-binding protein isoform X1, whose translation MAYTWDNRVKYVVRYMYDIDNNGFLDKNDFECLALRNTLIEGRGEWSAEKYSANQKIMSNLWNEIAELADFNKNGEVTVDEFRKAVQNVCVGKKFDDFPSCFKTVIANFFKTVDVNGDGMVGVDEYRLDCISRSAFSSISEIDDAYNKLCTEDDKKAGGINLARYQELYAQFISNPDEKCNAVYLFGPLKVVN comes from the exons ATGGCTTACACCTGGGACAACCGCGTCAAGTACGTCGTCAGGTACATGTACG ACATTGACAACAATGGCTTCTTGGACAAGAACGACTTCGAGTGCCTCGCCCTCAGGAACACCCTGATCGAAGGCCGTGGCGAGTGGAGCGCTGAGAAGTACTCTGCCAACCAGAAGATCATGTCCAACCTCTGGAACGAGATCGCCGAGCTTGCTGACTTCAACAAG AATGGTGAAGTCACCGTGGACGAGTTCAGGAAGGCTGTGCAGAACGTTTGCGTAGGAAAGAAGTTTGACGATTTCCCCTCATGCTTCAAGACTGTCATTGCCAATTTTTTCAAGACCGTTGACGTCAACG GTGATGGCATGGTCGGCGTTGATGAGTACAGGCTTGACTGCATCTCCAGGTCCGCCTTCTCCAGCATCTCGGAGATCGACGATGCCTACAACAAGCTCTGCACT GAGGACGACAAGAAGGCTGGTGGCATCAACCTTGCCCGCTACCAGGAACTGTATGCTCAGTTCATCTCCAACCCCGATGAGAAGTGCAACGCCGTCTACCTTTTCGGACCCCTCAAGGTAGTCAACTAA
- the LOC136846594 gene encoding sarcoplasmic calcium-binding protein 1 isoform X2 — protein MAYTWDNRVKYVVRYMYDIDNNGFLDKNDFECLALRNTLIEGRGEWSAEKYSANQKIMSNLWNEIAELADFNKDGEVTVEEFKQAVQKNCSGKPFADFPSAFKTFIANQFKTVDVNGDGMVGVDEYRLDCISRSAFSSISEIDDAYNKLCTEDDKKAGGINLARYQELYAQFISNPDEKCNAVYLFGPLKVVN, from the exons ATGGCTTACACCTGGGACAACCGCGTCAAGTACGTCGTCAGGTACATGTACG ACATTGACAACAATGGCTTCTTGGACAAGAACGACTTCGAGTGCCTCGCCCTCAGGAACACCCTGATCGAAGGCCGTGGCGAGTGGAGCGCTGAGAAGTACTCTGCCAACCAGAAGATCATGTCCAACCTCTGGAACGAGATCGCCGAGCTTGCTGACTTCAACAAG GACGGTGAGGTCACTGTTGAGGAGTTCAAGCAGGCTGTGCAGAAGAACTGCTCCGGCAAGCCATTTGCTGACTTCCCAAGTGCCTTCAAGACTTTCATTGCTAACCAGTTCAAGACTGTTGACGTGAATG GTGATGGCATGGTCGGCGTTGATGAGTACAGGCTTGACTGCATCTCCAGGTCCGCCTTCTCCAGCATCTCGGAGATCGACGATGCCTACAACAAGCTCTGCACT GAGGACGACAAGAAGGCTGGTGGCATCAACCTTGCCCGCTACCAGGAACTGTATGCTCAGTTCATCTCCAACCCCGATGAGAAGTGCAACGCCGTCTACCTTTTCGGACCCCTCAAGGTAGTCAACTAA
- the LOC136846594 gene encoding sarcoplasmic calcium-binding protein 1 isoform X4 gives MAYTWDNRVKYVVRYMYDIDNNGFLDKNDFECLALRNTLIEGRGEWSAEKYSANQKIMSNLWNEIAELADFNKDGEVTLDEFKQAVKNVCTGKAYDSFPQAFKAFIANQFKTIDVNGDGMVGVDEYRLDCISRSAFSSISEIDDAYNKLCTEDDKKAGGINLARYQELYAQFISNPDEKCNAVYLFGPLKVVN, from the exons ATGGCTTACACCTGGGACAACCGCGTCAAGTACGTCGTCAGGTACATGTACG ACATTGACAACAATGGCTTCTTGGACAAGAACGACTTCGAGTGCCTCGCCCTCAGGAACACCCTGATCGAAGGCCGTGGCGAGTGGAGCGCTGAGAAGTACTCTGCCAACCAGAAGATCATGTCCAACCTCTGGAACGAGATCGCCGAGCTTGCTGACTTCAACAAG GACGGCGAAGTGACTCTTGATGAGTTCAAGCAGGCAGTTAAGAACGTCTGCACTGGCAAGGCTTATGACTCTTTCCCGCAAGCTTTCAAGGCATTCATTGCGAACCAGTTTAAGACAATTGACGTTAATG GTGATGGCATGGTCGGCGTTGATGAGTACAGGCTTGACTGCATCTCCAGGTCCGCCTTCTCCAGCATCTCGGAGATCGACGATGCCTACAACAAGCTCTGCACT GAGGACGACAAGAAGGCTGGTGGCATCAACCTTGCCCGCTACCAGGAACTGTATGCTCAGTTCATCTCCAACCCCGATGAGAAGTGCAACGCCGTCTACCTTTTCGGACCCCTCAAGGTAGTCAACTAA
- the LOC136846594 gene encoding sarcoplasmic calcium-binding protein 1 isoform X3 — protein sequence MAYTWDNRVKYVVRYMYDIDNNGFLDKNDFECLALRNTLIEGRGEWSAEKYSANQKIMSNLWNEIAELADFNKDGEVSDDEFKQAVQKNCSGKGFADFPNAFKSFITTQFKTIDVNGDGMVGVDEYRLDCISRSAFSSISEIDDAYNKLCTEDDKKAGGINLARYQELYAQFISNPDEKCNAVYLFGPLKVVN from the exons ATGGCTTACACCTGGGACAACCGCGTCAAGTACGTCGTCAGGTACATGTACG ACATTGACAACAATGGCTTCTTGGACAAGAACGACTTCGAGTGCCTCGCCCTCAGGAACACCCTGATCGAAGGCCGTGGCGAGTGGAGCGCTGAGAAGTACTCTGCCAACCAGAAGATCATGTCCAACCTCTGGAACGAGATCGCCGAGCTTGCTGACTTCAACAAG GACGGTGAGGTGTCTGATGACGAATTCAAGCAGGCTGTGCAGAAGAACTGCTCCGGCAAGGGTTTCGCTGACTTCCCCAATGCCTTCAAAAGTTTCATTACTACCCAGTTTAAGACCATTGATGTCAACG GTGATGGCATGGTCGGCGTTGATGAGTACAGGCTTGACTGCATCTCCAGGTCCGCCTTCTCCAGCATCTCGGAGATCGACGATGCCTACAACAAGCTCTGCACT GAGGACGACAAGAAGGCTGGTGGCATCAACCTTGCCCGCTACCAGGAACTGTATGCTCAGTTCATCTCCAACCCCGATGAGAAGTGCAACGCCGTCTACCTTTTCGGACCCCTCAAGGTAGTCAACTAA